The following proteins are encoded in a genomic region of Hemibagrus wyckioides isolate EC202008001 linkage group LG29, SWU_Hwy_1.0, whole genome shotgun sequence:
- the LOC131348822 gene encoding caspase activity and apoptosis inhibitor 1, which produces MKSAKEKKRKHSRREPADGDRKRRGTESGMGDLKEEQNHVQEVKEEASDIEEGGLDLTVPFKPISAYLSNRQEMLEQCFHVLGQNKLKKMLPDELKECSFTEIKTLCWDQLQQLSENNLLQILEGKEVTANAEAEEKETNRTSADSQQDNSVDSTSSMKENAEGEDKQGLSGEESDVLSINADMNDSDIEGHKDPKPQEEQIPAPTVTPSVSSAPPPEVDLQSDEPKLELQRDIDKSVSEILALTDGSSDEAQLKPRSQQVAMETPPASLPVPAAAPSAQQLALLELEMRARAIKALMKANEVKK; this is translated from the exons ATGAAATCGgcgaaagaaaagaaaagaaagcactCTCGCAGAGAGCCGGCTGATGGAGATCGCAAAAGGAGAGGCACTGAATCGGGCATGGGg GATCTTAAAGAAGAGCAGAATCATGTGCAGGAGGTAAAGGAAGAGGCGAGCGACATTGAGGAAGGTGGCCTGGATCTCACCGTGCCTTTCAAACCCATCAGCGCTTATCTGAGCAACAGACAGGAGATGCTGGAGCAGTGTTTCCACGTCCTCGGGCAAAACAAGCTGAAAAAGATGCTGCCTGACGAGCTGAAG GAATGCTCGTTCACGGAGATCAAGACGCTCTGCTGGGATCAACTGCAGCAGCTATCCGAGAACAATCTGCTCCAGATCCTGGAGG GTAAAGAGGTGACGGCGAACGCGGAAGCTGAAGAGAAGGAGACTAACAGGACTTCAGCAGACAGTCA GCAGGACAACAGCGTGGACTCCACGTCATCGATGAAAGAGAACGCTGAAGGAGAAGACAAgcaag GTTTATCCGGAGAAGAGAGCGACGTCCTGAGCATCAACGCCGACATGAACGACAGCGACATCGAGGGCCACAAAGACCCCAAACCCCAAGAAGAGCAAATCCCCGCTCCTACGGTTACGCCCTCCGTGTCCTCAGCCCCGCCTCCCGAAGTGGACCTCCAATCGGACGAGCCGAAGCTGGAGCTTCAGCGCGACATCGACAAGAGCGTCAGCGAGATCCTGGCTTTGACCGACGGCAGCAGTGACGAGGCACAGCTCAAGCCGCGTTCACAGCAGGTCGCTATGGAAACGCCCCCCGCGTCACTTCCCGTTCCTGCCGCAGCACCGTCAGCACAGCAGCTGGCACTCCTGGAGTTAGAGATGAGAGCGAGAGCCATCAAAGCTCTAATGAAGGCCAACGAGGTGAAGAAATAA